A segment of the uncultured Desulfobulbus sp. genome:
ATTTTTCAGGAATCGAGGCGCAGGGACACAAGGAGTAAAGCCCCTGCGCCTCTCATCCAATTTTTTTCGTGGAGAAACGCGGGACGCGTTACCGCGTCCCGCAACGCCAACCACAGCGTAACTCGTAGGAAGGCCGGTGAAGCCCACACAGGCCAAGTTCAGGGATAACAGGGGCAGGCTCCACCGGCATTTTGTCTGGGTGATCATCTGAACCGTTGGACCTTGTTCGAGAGGGGGAAGAGTGGTCCACCGCAGATAATCATCCATGAAATTCATGGACCTTGGATGCGTCGTCTCGGTTTTGTAGACAGTCAAGGGGAGGGATGCAACTCGCCTCCCCCTGACAATCTCTAGAATAACCTACCGCTACGCAAAGCTCTTACAGAGCGTTGGTGTAGATGGCTTTTACGTCAGCATCTTTCGGACGACGCGGGTTGGTCAGACCGCAGGCGTCCTTCTGGGCATTGCCGACCATGGTGTCGATGTCGGAAGCCTTGACCTCTTTGCCATAACGTTTGCCAAGCTCGATCAGGCCAGCCGGGATACCGATGTCGGCAGAGAGTTTCTTGATGGCATCCAGAGCCAACTCGGCGGCATCACGCGGAGCCAGGCCTTCGGTGTTCTCGCCCATGAGCTGAGCGATCTTCACAAAGCGGTCGATCTTGGCGATCAGGTTGAACTTCTCTACGTGGGGCAGGAGGATGGCATTGCACTCGCCATGGGGCAGGTCATAGAAACCACCCAGCTGATGGGCCATGGCATGAACGTGACCAAGGCTGGCGTTGTTGAAGGCCATACCGGCCAGGTACTGGGCAAAACACATACCTTCGCGGGCTTCGATGTCGGCTCCGTTGGCAACGGCGGGACGGAGGTACTTGGCGATCAGCTCGATGGCTTTCTCGGCAGCAGAGTCGGTCATCGGGGTGGCGATGGTGGAAACGTACGCCTCGACAGCGTGGGTCAGGGCGTCCATACCGGTGGCTGCGGTCAGTGCCGGCGGCATGCCAACCATCAGTTCGGGATCGTCGACAGCGATACCCGGGGTTACACGCCAGTCAACGATGGCCATCTTTACGTGACGGGACAGGTCGGTGATGATGCAGAAACGGGTCATCTCCGAAGCGGTGCCAGCGGTGGTGTTGACGGCCAGGTAGGGAGGCATCGGCTTGGTGGATTTGTCCACGCCCTCGAAGTCATGGATCTTGCCGCCGTTGGCAACAACCAGACCAACACCCTTACCGCAGTCATGGGAGGAACCGCCGCCCAGGGTGATCAGGGAGTCGCAACCTTCTTTCTTGTAGATGTCAACGCCGTCGTGAACGTTCTTGTCGGTGGGATTCGGGATTGTTTCGTCATAGACAACGTAACCCATACCTGCAGCGTCCAGCAGATCGGTGATAACTTTGGTGATACCGGCACCGGTGATGCCTTTGTCGGTGACGATCAACGGTTTGGAACCGCCAAGCGCCTTGATTTTGTCGGGGATCTGTTTGGAAGCACCAATGCCGATGAGGGTTACAGAAGGAATGAAATAACCGTATACTTCTTCACGAACTGCCATAATGAAACCATCCTTTTTTATTTAGGGTTCCTATCGTTCTGCAAAAGTTTCTGCC
Coding sequences within it:
- a CDS encoding iron-containing alcohol dehydrogenase, whose product is MAVREEVYGYFIPSVTLIGIGASKQIPDKIKALGGSKPLIVTDKGITGAGITKVITDLLDAAGMGYVVYDETIPNPTDKNVHDGVDIYKKEGCDSLITLGGGSSHDCGKGVGLVVANGGKIHDFEGVDKSTKPMPPYLAVNTTAGTASEMTRFCIITDLSRHVKMAIVDWRVTPGIAVDDPELMVGMPPALTAATGMDALTHAVEAYVSTIATPMTDSAAEKAIELIAKYLRPAVANGADIEAREGMCFAQYLAGMAFNNASLGHVHAMAHQLGGFYDLPHGECNAILLPHVEKFNLIAKIDRFVKIAQLMGENTEGLAPRDAAELALDAIKKLSADIGIPAGLIELGKRYGKEVKASDIDTMVGNAQKDACGLTNPRRPKDADVKAIYTNAL